The following proteins are co-located in the Amblyraja radiata isolate CabotCenter1 chromosome 8, sAmbRad1.1.pri, whole genome shotgun sequence genome:
- the opn3 gene encoding opsin-3, which yields MNTANSTEIPAETLFGAGAYKVLAVVVGMVGAVGFCNNLLMLVLYCKFKRLRSPANLLLVNISISDLLLSVFGIFFTLVSCVKGRWVWDNGACIWDGFSNTLFGISSIMSLTVLAYERYLRMVNATAIDFTWAWRAVTYIWLYSLAWSGAPLIGWNRYTLEVHRLGCSVNWDSQSPSDTSFILFLFLACLLVPVSVIAYCYGNILYTMKMLRNIQDLQTTRFAKILLYEKNMSKMCFFMIAVAFSCWLPYAVTSFMVVYGYTDVITPTVAIIVSLLAKSSTTANPIIYTITSRKYRWCLMQLLCSRLMSIKWAIKDRTVRVRGDKPVKPIVTSEKVADRPKKRVTFSSSSIIFIITNDETQDIGSTAELNATNPNAVQVRPLRPERASRGNIQC from the exons ATGAATACAGCGAACAGCACTGAGATCCCGGCCGAAACGCTCTTCGGCGCCGGCGCTTACAAGGTGCTGGCGGTCGTCGTGGGCATGGTGGGTGCTGTGGGCTTCTGCAATAACCTCCTCATGTTGGTGCTTTACTGCAAATTCAAGAGGCTGAGGAGTCCCGCCAACCTCTTACTCGTCAACATCAGCATCAGTGACTTGCtgctgtcggtcttcggaatcttCTTCACCTTGGTCTCCTGTGTGAAGGGGAGATGGGTTTGGGACAACGGTGCGTGCATCTGGGATGGCTTCAGCAACACGCTGTTTG GAATTTCATCAATAATGTCGCTGACTGTCTTGGCATATGAGCGTTATCTCCGGATGGTGAATGCAACGGCGATTGACTTCACCTGGGCTTGGCGGGCCGTCACATATATCTGGCTGTACTCGTTGGCTTGGAGTGGAGCCCCATTAATTGGCTGGAACAGATATACTCTGGAGGTCCACAGACTTGGCTGCTCAGTCAACTGGGACTCACAAAGCCCCAGTGACACTTCATTCATCCTCTTTTTATTCCTGGCATGCCTGCTTGTCCCTGTAAGCGTCATAGCTTACTGCTACGGGAATATTTTGTACACCATGAAAATG CTTCGAAACATTCAAGACCTTCAGACAACCCGATTTGCAAAGATCTTATTGTACGAGAAGAATATGTCCAAGATGTGCTTCTTCATGATCGCTGTTGCCTTTTCATGTTGGCTGCCCTACGCTGTGACGTCCTTTATGGTGGTTTACGGTTACACCGATGTCATTACGCCCACCGTAGCCATTATAGTTTCACTGCTTGCCAAATCAAGCACAACAGCCAATCCCATCATTTATACCATCACGAGCAGAAAG TATCGATGGTGCCTAATGCAACTCCTTTGCTCTCGTCTTATGAGCATCAAGTGGGCAATTAAAGATCGCACCGTTAGAGTCCGGGGTGACAAACCGGTCAAGCCCATTGTCACTTCTGAAAAAGTTGCAGACAGGCCAAAAAAGAGAGTGACTTTCAGTTCTTCTTCGATAATTTTCATCATAACAAATGACGAAACTCAGGATATTGGTAGCACTGCTGAACTCAATGCCACCAACCCCAATGCTGTTCAGGTGAGACCTTTGAGACCGGAAAGAGCATCAAGAGGAAACATTCAATGTTGA